Proteins encoded in a region of the Triplophysa dalaica isolate WHDGS20190420 chromosome 10, ASM1584641v1, whole genome shotgun sequence genome:
- the ccdc50a gene encoding coiled-coil domain-containing protein 50 isoform X2, whose amino-acid sequence MADFSIDQNNLPRVKEVCRDFAVLEDHCLAHNLQEQEIESHLASNVHKSRLVQQDLRVAKLLQEEEDQRAKAVSKRQLRHIERIDNEMAQEIQEQLVWQAEQQRKQEEKDEAIARKLQEREMKEERKRHKQQDSNFEEEYYEDQGVCEPHLVKEQASRPQQDPRHQHPGSVSPGYRKERYQDHSSSRSPYNSPDPHRKRNPNNSHGTRSRYPDSSESGHLRPPERFPEHHSPERRPKHSEDYSKERHRPLDVDYMEPRRRIKPDPMDESRTSRDDQETVVRRKEKPPKDHSATRDKDRKRDREREQNAAKTKERQRERDQRGRSRDRTFSGDRGVERRGRPLDREMDRNSYAHESKERGRDGKRERHKSRDKHHSRDGSREKEIDGDSLDPSGRFSEDGLEREEHKSRPRLPSGPNDVFEEPNLRGLSNDGRRVRGEYGMREATHGLAHLDLQDQELKDLEVARMLQEEEIKASQIDKRDAQVSLDEVRRFQRGGVEKELARRLMEEEKREYKKSRDKEKRRAEVEYKPVQEEVVRPRTRDEVYNSEEEYQRARNHKPARPPPPIQDYENINPSYAYVESPYSPRPPSRPEAAYKGAYYRQ is encoded by the exons ATGGCTGATTTCAGTATTGATCAGAACAACCTGCCTCGCGTTAAAGAGG tgtGCAGAGACTTCGCTGTGCTGGAGGACCACTGCCTGGCCCACAATCTCCAGGAACAGGAGA TCGAGAGTCATCTGGCATCCAACGTCCACAAGAGCCGCCTTGTGCAACAGGACCTGCGGGTAGCCAAACTTCTGCAGGAGGAGGAAGACCAGCGGGCCAAAGCCGTGAGCAAGAGACAGCTACGACATAT CGAACGCATCGACAATGAAATGGCACAGGAGATTCAGGAACAACTGGTCTGGCAGGCTGAACAACAAAGGAAACAGGAGGAGAAAGATGAG GCCATCGCCCGCAAACTGCAGGAACGTGAGATGAAAGAGGAGAGAAAACGACATAAGCAGCAGGATTCGAACTTTGAGGAGGAATACTATGAAGACCAAGGTGTGTGTGAGCCCCACCTGGTGAAAGAACAAG CTTCTCGACCTCAACAGGACCCGCGACACCAGCATCCCGGTTCCGTTTCTCCGGGTTACAGAAAAGAACGATATCAGGACCACAGCAGTAGCCGATCCCCGTACAACTCACCAGACCCACACAGAAAACGAAACCCCAATAACAGTCACGGTACCCGTAGTCGATATCCCGACTCATCTGAATCTGGGCACTTGAGGCCTCCAGAAAGATTCCCAGAGCACCATTCACCCGAGCGGCGACCAAAACACTCTGAAGATTATTCGAAAGAAAGACATCGACCGTTAGATGTTGATTATATGGAACCACGCAGGAGAATAAAACCGGATCCAATGGACGAATCCCGAACTTCAAGAGACGATCAAGAAACTGTAGTGCGCAGGAAGGAGAAACCCCCCAAAGATCATTCTGCTACACGGGATAAAGACAGGAAAAGAGATAGGGAGCGAGAACAAAATGCAGCGAAAACCAAAGAAAGACAAAGGGAGAGAGACCAAAGGGGAAGAAGTCGAGATAGAACGTTTAGCGGAGATAGAGGAGTTGAACGTAGGGGCAGACCCTTGGACAGGGAGATGGACAGAAATAGCTATGCACATGAAAGCAAAGAAAGAGGCAGAGAtgggaaaagagagagacacaaaaGCAGGGACAAACATCACAGTAGGGACGGAAGCAGGGAGAAAGAAATTGACGGTGACAGTCTTGACCCAAGCGGACGATTTTCAGAGGATGGTCTGGAGCGGGAGGAGCACAAGAGCAGACCGAGGTTACCATCAGGCCCCAATGATGTGTTTGAGGAGCCAAATCTCAGAGGTCTCTCAAACGATG GACGGAGGGTTCGGGGGGAGTATGGAATGAGGGAAGCGACGCATGGCTTGGCTCACTTGGATCTACAAGATCAGGAGTTAAAAGACTTGGAGGTGGCACGCATGCTACAGGAGGAAGAAATCAAG GCAAGTCAAATTGACAAAAGAGACGCCCAAGTTTCGCTAGATGAGGTACGACGTTTTCAGAGGGGTGGCGTTGAAAAG GAATTAGCCCGACGGCTAATGGAGGAGGAGAAAAGAGAGTACAAGAAATCCCGGGACAAGGAGAAAAGACGAGCTGAAGTGGAATATAAG CCAGTGCAAGAGGAAGTTGTACGACCAAGAACACGGGACGAAGTGTACAACAGTGAAGAAGAGTACCAGAGAGCACGGAACCACAAACCGGCGAG GCCGCCTCCGCCTATACAAGACTATGAGAACATAAACCCAAGCTACGCTTACGTGGAGAGCCCCTATTCTCCCCGACCTCCATCAAGACCAGAGGCGGCATACAAAG GTGCCTACTACAGACAGTGA
- the ccdc50a gene encoding coiled-coil domain-containing protein 50 isoform X1 encodes MADFSIDQNNLPRVKEVCRDFAVLEDHCLAHNLQEQEIESHLASNVHKSRLVQQDLRVAKLLQEEEDQRAKAVSKRQLRHIERIDNEMAQEIQEQLVWQAEQQRKQEEKDEAIARKLQEREMKEERKRHKQQDSNFEEEYYEDQGVCEPHLVKEQASRPQQDPRHQHPGSVSPGYRKERYQDHSSSRSPYNSPDPHRKRNPNNSHGTRSRYPDSSESGHLRPPERFPEHHSPERRPKHSEDYSKERHRPLDVDYMEPRRRIKPDPMDESRTSRDDQETVVRRKEKPPKDHSATRDKDRKRDREREQNAAKTKERQRERDQRGRSRDRTFSGDRGVERRGRPLDREMDRNSYAHESKERGRDGKRERHKSRDKHHSRDGSREKEIDGDSLDPSGRFSEDGLEREEHKSRPRLPSGPNDVFEEPNLRGLSNDGQSPRERGRRVRGEYGMREATHGLAHLDLQDQELKDLEVARMLQEEEIKASQIDKRDAQVSLDEVRRFQRGGVEKELARRLMEEEKREYKKSRDKEKRRAEVEYKPVQEEVVRPRTRDEVYNSEEEYQRARNHKPARPPPPIQDYENINPSYAYVESPYSPRPPSRPEAAYKGAYYRQ; translated from the exons ATGGCTGATTTCAGTATTGATCAGAACAACCTGCCTCGCGTTAAAGAGG tgtGCAGAGACTTCGCTGTGCTGGAGGACCACTGCCTGGCCCACAATCTCCAGGAACAGGAGA TCGAGAGTCATCTGGCATCCAACGTCCACAAGAGCCGCCTTGTGCAACAGGACCTGCGGGTAGCCAAACTTCTGCAGGAGGAGGAAGACCAGCGGGCCAAAGCCGTGAGCAAGAGACAGCTACGACATAT CGAACGCATCGACAATGAAATGGCACAGGAGATTCAGGAACAACTGGTCTGGCAGGCTGAACAACAAAGGAAACAGGAGGAGAAAGATGAG GCCATCGCCCGCAAACTGCAGGAACGTGAGATGAAAGAGGAGAGAAAACGACATAAGCAGCAGGATTCGAACTTTGAGGAGGAATACTATGAAGACCAAGGTGTGTGTGAGCCCCACCTGGTGAAAGAACAAG CTTCTCGACCTCAACAGGACCCGCGACACCAGCATCCCGGTTCCGTTTCTCCGGGTTACAGAAAAGAACGATATCAGGACCACAGCAGTAGCCGATCCCCGTACAACTCACCAGACCCACACAGAAAACGAAACCCCAATAACAGTCACGGTACCCGTAGTCGATATCCCGACTCATCTGAATCTGGGCACTTGAGGCCTCCAGAAAGATTCCCAGAGCACCATTCACCCGAGCGGCGACCAAAACACTCTGAAGATTATTCGAAAGAAAGACATCGACCGTTAGATGTTGATTATATGGAACCACGCAGGAGAATAAAACCGGATCCAATGGACGAATCCCGAACTTCAAGAGACGATCAAGAAACTGTAGTGCGCAGGAAGGAGAAACCCCCCAAAGATCATTCTGCTACACGGGATAAAGACAGGAAAAGAGATAGGGAGCGAGAACAAAATGCAGCGAAAACCAAAGAAAGACAAAGGGAGAGAGACCAAAGGGGAAGAAGTCGAGATAGAACGTTTAGCGGAGATAGAGGAGTTGAACGTAGGGGCAGACCCTTGGACAGGGAGATGGACAGAAATAGCTATGCACATGAAAGCAAAGAAAGAGGCAGAGAtgggaaaagagagagacacaaaaGCAGGGACAAACATCACAGTAGGGACGGAAGCAGGGAGAAAGAAATTGACGGTGACAGTCTTGACCCAAGCGGACGATTTTCAGAGGATGGTCTGGAGCGGGAGGAGCACAAGAGCAGACCGAGGTTACCATCAGGCCCCAATGATGTGTTTGAGGAGCCAAATCTCAGAGGTCTCTCAAACGATGGTCAGTCCCCAAGAGAGAGAG GACGGAGGGTTCGGGGGGAGTATGGAATGAGGGAAGCGACGCATGGCTTGGCTCACTTGGATCTACAAGATCAGGAGTTAAAAGACTTGGAGGTGGCACGCATGCTACAGGAGGAAGAAATCAAG GCAAGTCAAATTGACAAAAGAGACGCCCAAGTTTCGCTAGATGAGGTACGACGTTTTCAGAGGGGTGGCGTTGAAAAG GAATTAGCCCGACGGCTAATGGAGGAGGAGAAAAGAGAGTACAAGAAATCCCGGGACAAGGAGAAAAGACGAGCTGAAGTGGAATATAAG CCAGTGCAAGAGGAAGTTGTACGACCAAGAACACGGGACGAAGTGTACAACAGTGAAGAAGAGTACCAGAGAGCACGGAACCACAAACCGGCGAG GCCGCCTCCGCCTATACAAGACTATGAGAACATAAACCCAAGCTACGCTTACGTGGAGAGCCCCTATTCTCCCCGACCTCCATCAAGACCAGAGGCGGCATACAAAG GTGCCTACTACAGACAGTGA
- the ccdc50a gene encoding coiled-coil domain-containing protein 50 isoform X3, giving the protein MADFSIDQNNLPRVKEVCRDFAVLEDHCLAHNLQEQEIESHLASNVHKSRLVQQDLRVAKLLQEEEDQRAKAVSKRQLRHIERIDNEMAQEIQEQLVWQAEQQRKQEEKDEAIARKLQEREMKEERKRHKQQDSNFEEEYYEDQGVCEPHLVKEQASRPQQDPRHQHPGSVSPGYRKERYQDHSSSRSPYNSPDPHRKRNPNNSHGTRSRYPDSSESGHLRPPERFPEHHSPERRPKHSEDYSKERHRPLDVDYMEPRRRIKPDPMDESRTSRDDQETVVRRKEKPPKDHSATRDKDRKRDREREQNAAKTKERQRERDQRGRSRDRTFSGDRGVERRGRPLDREMDRNSYAHESKERGRDGKRERHKSRDKHHSRDGSREKEIDGDSLDPSGRFSEDGLEREEHKSRPRLPSGPNDVFEEPNLRGLSNDGQSPRERGRRVRGEYGMREATHGLAHLDLQDQELKDLEVARMLQEEEIKASQIDKRDAQVSLDEELARRLMEEEKREYKKSRDKEKRRAEVEYKPVQEEVVRPRTRDEVYNSEEEYQRARNHKPARPPPPIQDYENINPSYAYVESPYSPRPPSRPEAAYKGAYYRQ; this is encoded by the exons ATGGCTGATTTCAGTATTGATCAGAACAACCTGCCTCGCGTTAAAGAGG tgtGCAGAGACTTCGCTGTGCTGGAGGACCACTGCCTGGCCCACAATCTCCAGGAACAGGAGA TCGAGAGTCATCTGGCATCCAACGTCCACAAGAGCCGCCTTGTGCAACAGGACCTGCGGGTAGCCAAACTTCTGCAGGAGGAGGAAGACCAGCGGGCCAAAGCCGTGAGCAAGAGACAGCTACGACATAT CGAACGCATCGACAATGAAATGGCACAGGAGATTCAGGAACAACTGGTCTGGCAGGCTGAACAACAAAGGAAACAGGAGGAGAAAGATGAG GCCATCGCCCGCAAACTGCAGGAACGTGAGATGAAAGAGGAGAGAAAACGACATAAGCAGCAGGATTCGAACTTTGAGGAGGAATACTATGAAGACCAAGGTGTGTGTGAGCCCCACCTGGTGAAAGAACAAG CTTCTCGACCTCAACAGGACCCGCGACACCAGCATCCCGGTTCCGTTTCTCCGGGTTACAGAAAAGAACGATATCAGGACCACAGCAGTAGCCGATCCCCGTACAACTCACCAGACCCACACAGAAAACGAAACCCCAATAACAGTCACGGTACCCGTAGTCGATATCCCGACTCATCTGAATCTGGGCACTTGAGGCCTCCAGAAAGATTCCCAGAGCACCATTCACCCGAGCGGCGACCAAAACACTCTGAAGATTATTCGAAAGAAAGACATCGACCGTTAGATGTTGATTATATGGAACCACGCAGGAGAATAAAACCGGATCCAATGGACGAATCCCGAACTTCAAGAGACGATCAAGAAACTGTAGTGCGCAGGAAGGAGAAACCCCCCAAAGATCATTCTGCTACACGGGATAAAGACAGGAAAAGAGATAGGGAGCGAGAACAAAATGCAGCGAAAACCAAAGAAAGACAAAGGGAGAGAGACCAAAGGGGAAGAAGTCGAGATAGAACGTTTAGCGGAGATAGAGGAGTTGAACGTAGGGGCAGACCCTTGGACAGGGAGATGGACAGAAATAGCTATGCACATGAAAGCAAAGAAAGAGGCAGAGAtgggaaaagagagagacacaaaaGCAGGGACAAACATCACAGTAGGGACGGAAGCAGGGAGAAAGAAATTGACGGTGACAGTCTTGACCCAAGCGGACGATTTTCAGAGGATGGTCTGGAGCGGGAGGAGCACAAGAGCAGACCGAGGTTACCATCAGGCCCCAATGATGTGTTTGAGGAGCCAAATCTCAGAGGTCTCTCAAACGATGGTCAGTCCCCAAGAGAGAGAG GACGGAGGGTTCGGGGGGAGTATGGAATGAGGGAAGCGACGCATGGCTTGGCTCACTTGGATCTACAAGATCAGGAGTTAAAAGACTTGGAGGTGGCACGCATGCTACAGGAGGAAGAAATCAAG GCAAGTCAAATTGACAAAAGAGACGCCCAAGTTTCGCTAGATGAG GAATTAGCCCGACGGCTAATGGAGGAGGAGAAAAGAGAGTACAAGAAATCCCGGGACAAGGAGAAAAGACGAGCTGAAGTGGAATATAAG CCAGTGCAAGAGGAAGTTGTACGACCAAGAACACGGGACGAAGTGTACAACAGTGAAGAAGAGTACCAGAGAGCACGGAACCACAAACCGGCGAG GCCGCCTCCGCCTATACAAGACTATGAGAACATAAACCCAAGCTACGCTTACGTGGAGAGCCCCTATTCTCCCCGACCTCCATCAAGACCAGAGGCGGCATACAAAG GTGCCTACTACAGACAGTGA
- the ccdc50a gene encoding coiled-coil domain-containing protein 50 isoform X6: protein MAQEIQEQLVWQAEQQRKQEEKDEAIARKLQEREMKEERKRHKQQDSNFEEEYYEDQGVCEPHLVKEQASRPQQDPRHQHPGSVSPGYRKERYQDHSSSRSPYNSPDPHRKRNPNNSHGTRSRYPDSSESGHLRPPERFPEHHSPERRPKHSEDYSKERHRPLDVDYMEPRRRIKPDPMDESRTSRDDQETVVRRKEKPPKDHSATRDKDRKRDREREQNAAKTKERQRERDQRGRSRDRTFSGDRGVERRGRPLDREMDRNSYAHESKERGRDGKRERHKSRDKHHSRDGSREKEIDGDSLDPSGRFSEDGLEREEHKSRPRLPSGPNDVFEEPNLRGLSNDGQSPRERGRRVRGEYGMREATHGLAHLDLQDQELKDLEVARMLQEEEIKASQIDKRDAQVSLDEVRRFQRGGVEKELARRLMEEEKREYKKSRDKEKRRAEVEYKPVQEEVVRPRTRDEVYNSEEEYQRARNHKPARPPPPIQDYENINPSYAYVESPYSPRPPSRPEAAYKGAYYRQ, encoded by the exons ATGGCACAGGAGATTCAGGAACAACTGGTCTGGCAGGCTGAACAACAAAGGAAACAGGAGGAGAAAGATGAG GCCATCGCCCGCAAACTGCAGGAACGTGAGATGAAAGAGGAGAGAAAACGACATAAGCAGCAGGATTCGAACTTTGAGGAGGAATACTATGAAGACCAAGGTGTGTGTGAGCCCCACCTGGTGAAAGAACAAG CTTCTCGACCTCAACAGGACCCGCGACACCAGCATCCCGGTTCCGTTTCTCCGGGTTACAGAAAAGAACGATATCAGGACCACAGCAGTAGCCGATCCCCGTACAACTCACCAGACCCACACAGAAAACGAAACCCCAATAACAGTCACGGTACCCGTAGTCGATATCCCGACTCATCTGAATCTGGGCACTTGAGGCCTCCAGAAAGATTCCCAGAGCACCATTCACCCGAGCGGCGACCAAAACACTCTGAAGATTATTCGAAAGAAAGACATCGACCGTTAGATGTTGATTATATGGAACCACGCAGGAGAATAAAACCGGATCCAATGGACGAATCCCGAACTTCAAGAGACGATCAAGAAACTGTAGTGCGCAGGAAGGAGAAACCCCCCAAAGATCATTCTGCTACACGGGATAAAGACAGGAAAAGAGATAGGGAGCGAGAACAAAATGCAGCGAAAACCAAAGAAAGACAAAGGGAGAGAGACCAAAGGGGAAGAAGTCGAGATAGAACGTTTAGCGGAGATAGAGGAGTTGAACGTAGGGGCAGACCCTTGGACAGGGAGATGGACAGAAATAGCTATGCACATGAAAGCAAAGAAAGAGGCAGAGAtgggaaaagagagagacacaaaaGCAGGGACAAACATCACAGTAGGGACGGAAGCAGGGAGAAAGAAATTGACGGTGACAGTCTTGACCCAAGCGGACGATTTTCAGAGGATGGTCTGGAGCGGGAGGAGCACAAGAGCAGACCGAGGTTACCATCAGGCCCCAATGATGTGTTTGAGGAGCCAAATCTCAGAGGTCTCTCAAACGATGGTCAGTCCCCAAGAGAGAGAG GACGGAGGGTTCGGGGGGAGTATGGAATGAGGGAAGCGACGCATGGCTTGGCTCACTTGGATCTACAAGATCAGGAGTTAAAAGACTTGGAGGTGGCACGCATGCTACAGGAGGAAGAAATCAAG GCAAGTCAAATTGACAAAAGAGACGCCCAAGTTTCGCTAGATGAGGTACGACGTTTTCAGAGGGGTGGCGTTGAAAAG GAATTAGCCCGACGGCTAATGGAGGAGGAGAAAAGAGAGTACAAGAAATCCCGGGACAAGGAGAAAAGACGAGCTGAAGTGGAATATAAG CCAGTGCAAGAGGAAGTTGTACGACCAAGAACACGGGACGAAGTGTACAACAGTGAAGAAGAGTACCAGAGAGCACGGAACCACAAACCGGCGAG GCCGCCTCCGCCTATACAAGACTATGAGAACATAAACCCAAGCTACGCTTACGTGGAGAGCCCCTATTCTCCCCGACCTCCATCAAGACCAGAGGCGGCATACAAAG GTGCCTACTACAGACAGTGA
- the ccdc50a gene encoding coiled-coil domain-containing protein 50 isoform X7 yields MADFSIDQNNLPRVKEVCRDFAVLEDHCLAHNLQEQEIESHLASNVHKSRLVQQDLRVAKLLQEEEDQRAKAVSKRQLRHIERIDNEMAQEIQEQLVWQAEQQRKQEEKDEAIARKLQEREMKEERKRHKQQDSNFEEEYYEDQGRRVRGEYGMREATHGLAHLDLQDQELKDLEVARMLQEEEIKASQIDKRDAQVSLDEELARRLMEEEKREYKKSRDKEKRRAEVEYKPVQEEVVRPRTRDEVYNSEEEYQRARNHKPARPPPPIQDYENINPSYAYVESPYSPRPPSRPEAAYKGAYYRQ; encoded by the exons ATGGCTGATTTCAGTATTGATCAGAACAACCTGCCTCGCGTTAAAGAGG tgtGCAGAGACTTCGCTGTGCTGGAGGACCACTGCCTGGCCCACAATCTCCAGGAACAGGAGA TCGAGAGTCATCTGGCATCCAACGTCCACAAGAGCCGCCTTGTGCAACAGGACCTGCGGGTAGCCAAACTTCTGCAGGAGGAGGAAGACCAGCGGGCCAAAGCCGTGAGCAAGAGACAGCTACGACATAT CGAACGCATCGACAATGAAATGGCACAGGAGATTCAGGAACAACTGGTCTGGCAGGCTGAACAACAAAGGAAACAGGAGGAGAAAGATGAG GCCATCGCCCGCAAACTGCAGGAACGTGAGATGAAAGAGGAGAGAAAACGACATAAGCAGCAGGATTCGAACTTTGAGGAGGAATACTATGAAGACCAAG GACGGAGGGTTCGGGGGGAGTATGGAATGAGGGAAGCGACGCATGGCTTGGCTCACTTGGATCTACAAGATCAGGAGTTAAAAGACTTGGAGGTGGCACGCATGCTACAGGAGGAAGAAATCAAG GCAAGTCAAATTGACAAAAGAGACGCCCAAGTTTCGCTAGATGAG GAATTAGCCCGACGGCTAATGGAGGAGGAGAAAAGAGAGTACAAGAAATCCCGGGACAAGGAGAAAAGACGAGCTGAAGTGGAATATAAG CCAGTGCAAGAGGAAGTTGTACGACCAAGAACACGGGACGAAGTGTACAACAGTGAAGAAGAGTACCAGAGAGCACGGAACCACAAACCGGCGAG GCCGCCTCCGCCTATACAAGACTATGAGAACATAAACCCAAGCTACGCTTACGTGGAGAGCCCCTATTCTCCCCGACCTCCATCAAGACCAGAGGCGGCATACAAAG GTGCCTACTACAGACAGTGA
- the ccdc50a gene encoding coiled-coil domain-containing protein 50 isoform X4 produces the protein MADFSIDQNNLPRVKEVCRDFAVLEDHCLAHNLQEQEIESHLASNVHKSRLVQQDLRVAKLLQEEEDQRAKAVSKRQLRHIERIDNEMAQEIQEQLVWQAEQQRKQEEKDEAIARKLQEREMKEERKRHKQQDSNFEEEYYEDQASRPQQDPRHQHPGSVSPGYRKERYQDHSSSRSPYNSPDPHRKRNPNNSHGTRSRYPDSSESGHLRPPERFPEHHSPERRPKHSEDYSKERHRPLDVDYMEPRRRIKPDPMDESRTSRDDQETVVRRKEKPPKDHSATRDKDRKRDREREQNAAKTKERQRERDQRGRSRDRTFSGDRGVERRGRPLDREMDRNSYAHESKERGRDGKRERHKSRDKHHSRDGSREKEIDGDSLDPSGRFSEDGLEREEHKSRPRLPSGPNDVFEEPNLRGLSNDGQSPRERGRRVRGEYGMREATHGLAHLDLQDQELKDLEVARMLQEEEIKASQIDKRDAQVSLDEVRRFQRGGVEKELARRLMEEEKREYKKSRDKEKRRAEVEYKPVQEEVVRPRTRDEVYNSEEEYQRARNHKPARPPPPIQDYENINPSYAYVESPYSPRPPSRPEAAYKGAYYRQ, from the exons ATGGCTGATTTCAGTATTGATCAGAACAACCTGCCTCGCGTTAAAGAGG tgtGCAGAGACTTCGCTGTGCTGGAGGACCACTGCCTGGCCCACAATCTCCAGGAACAGGAGA TCGAGAGTCATCTGGCATCCAACGTCCACAAGAGCCGCCTTGTGCAACAGGACCTGCGGGTAGCCAAACTTCTGCAGGAGGAGGAAGACCAGCGGGCCAAAGCCGTGAGCAAGAGACAGCTACGACATAT CGAACGCATCGACAATGAAATGGCACAGGAGATTCAGGAACAACTGGTCTGGCAGGCTGAACAACAAAGGAAACAGGAGGAGAAAGATGAG GCCATCGCCCGCAAACTGCAGGAACGTGAGATGAAAGAGGAGAGAAAACGACATAAGCAGCAGGATTCGAACTTTGAGGAGGAATACTATGAAGACCAAG CTTCTCGACCTCAACAGGACCCGCGACACCAGCATCCCGGTTCCGTTTCTCCGGGTTACAGAAAAGAACGATATCAGGACCACAGCAGTAGCCGATCCCCGTACAACTCACCAGACCCACACAGAAAACGAAACCCCAATAACAGTCACGGTACCCGTAGTCGATATCCCGACTCATCTGAATCTGGGCACTTGAGGCCTCCAGAAAGATTCCCAGAGCACCATTCACCCGAGCGGCGACCAAAACACTCTGAAGATTATTCGAAAGAAAGACATCGACCGTTAGATGTTGATTATATGGAACCACGCAGGAGAATAAAACCGGATCCAATGGACGAATCCCGAACTTCAAGAGACGATCAAGAAACTGTAGTGCGCAGGAAGGAGAAACCCCCCAAAGATCATTCTGCTACACGGGATAAAGACAGGAAAAGAGATAGGGAGCGAGAACAAAATGCAGCGAAAACCAAAGAAAGACAAAGGGAGAGAGACCAAAGGGGAAGAAGTCGAGATAGAACGTTTAGCGGAGATAGAGGAGTTGAACGTAGGGGCAGACCCTTGGACAGGGAGATGGACAGAAATAGCTATGCACATGAAAGCAAAGAAAGAGGCAGAGAtgggaaaagagagagacacaaaaGCAGGGACAAACATCACAGTAGGGACGGAAGCAGGGAGAAAGAAATTGACGGTGACAGTCTTGACCCAAGCGGACGATTTTCAGAGGATGGTCTGGAGCGGGAGGAGCACAAGAGCAGACCGAGGTTACCATCAGGCCCCAATGATGTGTTTGAGGAGCCAAATCTCAGAGGTCTCTCAAACGATGGTCAGTCCCCAAGAGAGAGAG GACGGAGGGTTCGGGGGGAGTATGGAATGAGGGAAGCGACGCATGGCTTGGCTCACTTGGATCTACAAGATCAGGAGTTAAAAGACTTGGAGGTGGCACGCATGCTACAGGAGGAAGAAATCAAG GCAAGTCAAATTGACAAAAGAGACGCCCAAGTTTCGCTAGATGAGGTACGACGTTTTCAGAGGGGTGGCGTTGAAAAG GAATTAGCCCGACGGCTAATGGAGGAGGAGAAAAGAGAGTACAAGAAATCCCGGGACAAGGAGAAAAGACGAGCTGAAGTGGAATATAAG CCAGTGCAAGAGGAAGTTGTACGACCAAGAACACGGGACGAAGTGTACAACAGTGAAGAAGAGTACCAGAGAGCACGGAACCACAAACCGGCGAG GCCGCCTCCGCCTATACAAGACTATGAGAACATAAACCCAAGCTACGCTTACGTGGAGAGCCCCTATTCTCCCCGACCTCCATCAAGACCAGAGGCGGCATACAAAG GTGCCTACTACAGACAGTGA